A genomic region of Raphanus sativus cultivar WK10039 chromosome 6, ASM80110v3, whole genome shotgun sequence contains the following coding sequences:
- the LOC108813777 gene encoding zinc finger protein GAI-ASSOCIATED FACTOR 1: protein MPVDLDNSSTVSGEASVSSTGNQQNPLPKSAAKKKRNLPGMPDPDSEVIALSPKTLLATNRFVCEICNKGFQRDQNLQLHRRGHNLPWKLRQKSSKEVKKKVYVCPETSCVHHDPSRALGDLTGIKKHFCRKHGEKKWKCDKCSKRYAVVSDWKAHSKICGTKEYKCDCGTLFSRRDSFMTHRAFCDALAEESVRNHTHSKKQSPEILTRKKHVPDPESLTGSNPTASSVAPVETRSAKIISPRAINTKRPESPKTPREILQEAQEPTGGLNGVFFESSSASPSIYASPSCSQSLFAPSSSIEPIALGLSASHGPSFLCSTRFPAQPAMSATALLQKAAQMGAASSGGSLLRGLGIVSSTSPSVDSLVPNGLALGLPCGGESSSGLKELMMGNSSVFGPKQTTLDFLGLGRAVGNGGGGGGGPGSTLIGPRGSSIDALATFGSGEFSGHDIGRRTS, encoded by the exons ATGCCGGTAGATTTAGACAACTCCTCCACAGTCTCCGGCGAAGCAAGTGTCTCCTCCACCGGAAACCAACAAAACCCACTTCCCAAATCCGCCGCTAAGAAGAAACGAAACCTCCCTGGCATGCCCG ATCCAGACTCAGAAGTCATAGCTTTGTCACCGAAGACTTTACTAGCAACAAACAGATTCGTCTGCGAAATCTGCAACAAAGGCTTCCAGAGAGACCAGAACCTCCAGCTTCACCGTCGTGGCCACAACTTACCCTGGAAACTCAGACAGAAGTCCAGCAAAGAAGTCAAGAAAAAGGTCTACGTCTGTCCCGAAACCAGCTGCGTTCACCACGACCCTTCACGCGCTCTAGGAGATCTCACCGGGATCAAGAAACACTTCTGTCGGAAACACGGCGAGAAGAAGTGGAAATGCGACAAATGCTCCAAGAGATACGCTGTCGTGTCTGATTGGAAAGCTCATTCTAAGATTTGTGGTACCAAAGAGTATAAATGCGATTGTGGTACTCTGTTTTCTAG GAGAGATAGCTTTATGACGCATAGAGCTTTCTGTGATGCGTTGGCTGAAGAAAGTGTGAGAAACCATACTCATAGTAAGAAGCAGAGCCCTGAAATCTTGACCCGGAAAAAACATGTACCCGACCCGGAGTCTTTAACCGGGTCTAATCCTACGGCTTCCTCGGTTGCTCCGGTGGAAACTCGGTCTGCTAAGATTATATCTCCTCGTGCTATAAACACTAAGCGACCAG AATCTCCAAAAACCCCTCGTGAAATCTTGCAAGAAGCTCAAGAACCAACAGGTGGTTTAAACGGTGTTTTCTTCGagtcttcatcagcttctccaAGCATATACGCGTCTCCTTCTTGCTCACAGTCTCTATTCGCGCCATCTTCATCCATCGAACCAATCGCTTTGGGTCTCTCAGCGAGTCATGGACCATCTTTTCTCTGCTCAACACGGTTTCCAGCTCAGCCCGCAATGTCAGCTACCGCTCTGCTTCAAAAGGCAGCGCAAATGGGAGCAGCTTCTTCAGGTGGTTCACTGCTTCGCGGGTTAGGCATAGTTTCGTCAACTTCACCTTCTGTGGACTCACTAGTCCCCAATGGTCTAGCATTGGGACTGCCTTGTGGAGGTGAAAGCAGCTCGGGTTTGAAAGAGCTTATGATGGGGAATTCATCTGTGTTTGGTCCGAAACAAACAACGTTAGACTTTCTCGGGTTAGGTAGAGCGGTTGGTAACGGgggtggtggtggcggtggtCCTGGGTCCACTCTGATTGGACCAAGAGGCAGCAGCATCGATGCGTTGGCGACATTTGGGTCGGGAGAGTTTTCAGGACATGACATTGGTAGAAGAACATCATAA
- the LOC130495822 gene encoding uncharacterized protein At4g04775-like yields the protein MSAASSSTTGGRRRVRTLGIPSRCWCGVGVTELISRSSANPYRRYYRCLSAASQRLENDNHVFKWVDEAFTDEIQQLDYQIRILEEEVQSLKATIRNEGDIREGPKKMPMIKISGGCVLLTIVLVLGIMMYKK from the exons ATGTCCGCCGCTTCATCATCCACGACCGGTGGTCGGAGACGGGTACGAACTCTGGGGATACCTAGTAGGTGTTGGTGCGGGGTGGGCGTCACCGAGCTCATCTCTAGAAGCTCGGCAAACCCATATCGCCGGTATTATCGGTGTCTCTCTGCGGCTTCACAGAGG cTCGAGAACGACAATCATGTCTTCAAATGGGTTGACGAAGCCTTCACCGATGAGATACAGCAGCTGGACTACCAAATTCGAATACTCGAAGAAGAAGTTCAGAGTCTCAAAGCAACAATAAGGAACGAAGGAGATATCCGCGAAGGTCCCAAAAAGATGCCCATGATAAAGATATCAGGAGGTTGTGTTCTTCTTACCATCGTTTTAGTTCTAGGAATTATGATGTACAAAAAGTAA